The Acidobacteriota bacterium nucleotide sequence GACACTATTTGAAAGGCGCTTGACGTAAACCAGATCGGACAAGCCGTCGTGGTTCAGATCAGCCACCGCGAGACGCAGCACCTGACTGGCATTCGCCACGACCTGCGGTTCGGCAAAAGAGCCATCGCCATTGCCCAAGAGTAATGTCACGCCTTCGCCCGCCAGCGCCAGATCGAGTTTGCCATCGCGGTTGAAATCACCCGTTGCCAGCCCGGCCAGATTGTCGCCCGCGTCGAAATAGCGCACGCCGTCGAAAGGCACACCCGCGCCGCCTTGATTCAGCAGCACGCCGATGCGCTTGCCGGTGCCGTCGCCGACGGTGATCAAATCGGGCCGACCATCGCCGTTGAAATCGCCCGTCACCAGCGCATTCAAACCGGCAGGCGGAAAGAAAGCGGAAGCCACGCCGAACAAGACGGGCGGTTGCAACAAGCCCGCGCGGTCATTGAGCAACAGCGCCACGTCGCCGGATTGTGTCAGCGCGACCAAGTCCAACCAACCGTCGCCGTTGAAATCCGCTTTATCCAGCGCGACCGGCGCGAGTCCGTTCGTGTTGGGATACGGCACCAATTGCAGGCTCCGTTCAAACCCGCCGAGGCGATTGCCAAAGGTCTGGTACAGCGTGCTTGCCACATCGAGCACGCCATCGCGGTTGAAATCACCAAGCACGCCGTCGCTGCCAGCTTCCAGCGCTGTCGTCTTGAACGACAGCGCTGGGCATTCGCTCAAGGCGAGTACCATCAGCGTATAGCTGCGCGTGACTGGCGGGCCGCAAATCGTTTGCGCCGTCAGAGTCAGCGTGTGCGCTCCGGCGGGCGCGGCGTTTTCGATCAAATAGCTGCCACTCACCGCGCTCACGCGGCCCAGGAATCCGGGCGAGGCCGTCAGGCTCACTTGCCCCGTGTACGGCGAGTTGAGCGAATCAAACAATCTGAATGACCTGGAACCATTGAGCGGCACTGTCAAAGGGTCGTTGCCGAGCGACGGCAACGGGGGCGGGGCTAAAGCGGCCAGCACATTCACAGTTACTTCGGCCAAGGTTGTGCGGCCACCCGCATCCGCCACCCGCAAGGTCGCACGATAACTGCCGGGCGCGGTTTGGCAACTCACACGCACCACAGCAAAGACCCAGCCGCCGTTCGCATCCACCCGGAATTGACTAAAGGACAACCCCGCAGGCGCTTCATGCAAACTGGCGGTCAACTGCGCAGCGGGTGTTTCCGCATCCTGTATGCGCCCCAGCGCAACCTCGCCGCCAGGCGGGTAAAGCTCAATTGGTTGCTGCGGCGTGAAGACGGGCGACGCATTTGGCGCGGCGCAATCCGTCTGGTTGACCAGCGCACCGATGTTTACGCTCGCGCCAGGCGTGTTGCCCGTCACCGCCAAATCCTGCTTGCCATCGCCATTCAAATCCCCCACCGCCAAATCGAACGGCAAGGTTGGCGCGGCGAAGATGTTCGCGCCTGCGAATTGCCCCGCGCCAAGGCCGAGATAAACATAAGTGCTCAGCACGCCTTCGTTCTGAACCAAGGCCAAATCGCGCTGGCCGTCGCCATTGAAATCGCCGCTCGCCAAACTGTTGACGTCAGGATAGCCGTGATAAATCGTGCCCGGCGGCTGCAACGGCTGGGGCGCGCTGAAACCGCCTTGCCCATCGCCAAACAGCAACAACGCCAAGGTCATCCCATTCGAACTCAACACGAGGTCAAGTTTGCCATCCCCGTTCAAATCATCCGCCAGCGCGCGGCCCGTCGCGCCGGCCACCGGGAACGCCGGACGCACGCTCATTTGGTTCGCCGCCTGCCCCAGCAACATCGTCACATTGCGTGAACCGCCGTTGACCACTGCTAAATCCGCCCGGCCATCGCCATTGAAATCGCCCGCCGCCAGCGTGCGCGGTTGCACGCCTGCGGCAAAGCGCGCTGCCGGCGCAAAACTATTGCCATTGCTGAACAGCACATAAACGTAGTTGCTGCCTGAGTGTGCGACGGCCAGATCGGTGCGGCCATCGCCGTTGAAATCGCCTGCCGCCAGCGCCGCCAACCCCCCGCTCGTCGCAGTGCTATCAAAGTTGTACAAGGCCGGATTGAAAAATCCGCCCAATCCATCGCCGCGCACGACCGCCACCCCAACGCCCGGTGTCAAGGTCGCCAGATCAAGTTTGCCATCCCCGTTCAAATCGGCCAGCAGTAAGTCGCCGACATCCGCGCGACCGGGGATTTGCAAGCCTGGCCCTGCGTTATACGTGCCGTTTGGTTGGGCCAGAAAAACGGCAATCCGGCCGGCTCCGTCATCAAAGAGCCGCCCGTTTGTCAGACGCACTGTGGCAAGCAAGTCTGGCCGCCCATCATTGTTCACATCACCGATGCGC carries:
- a CDS encoding VCBS repeat-containing protein, whose product is MHTAAILGFPTGLFRFSLFFFVISALSLLWPKLSSTVVLHPAAQSTCSSLTFRPTAALATLNESGVLLQRLRIGDVNNDGRPDLLATVRLTNGRLFDDGAGRIAVFLAQPNGTYNAGPGLQIPGRADVGDLLLADLNGDGKLDLATLTPGVGVAVVRGDGLGGFFNPALYNFDSTATSGGLAALAAGDFNGDGRTDLAVAHSGSNYVYVLFSNGNSFAPAARFAAGVQPRTLAAGDFNGDGRADLAVVNGGSRNVTMLLGQAANQMSVRPAFPVAGATGRALADDLNGDGKLDLVLSSNGMTLALLLFGDGQGGFSAPQPLQPPGTIYHGYPDVNSLASGDFNGDGQRDLALVQNEGVLSTYVYLGLGAGQFAGANIFAAPTLPFDLAVGDLNGDGKQDLAVTGNTPGASVNIGALVNQTDCAAPNASPVFTPQQPIELYPPGGEVALGRIQDAETPAAQLTASLHEAPAGLSFSQFRVDANGGWVFAVVRVSCQTAPGSYRATLRVADAGGRTTLAEVTVNVLAALAPPPLPSLGNDPLTVPLNGSRSFRLFDSLNSPYTGQVSLTASPGFLGRVSAVSGSYLIENAAPAGAHTLTLTAQTICGPPVTRSYTLMVLALSECPALSFKTTALEAGSDGVLGDFNRDGVLDVASTLYQTFGNRLGGFERSLQLVPYPNTNGLAPVALDKADFNGDGWLDLVALTQSGDVALLLNDRAGLLQPPVLFGVASAFFPPAGLNALVTGDFNGDGRPDLITVGDGTGKRIGVLLNQGGAGVPFDGVRYFDAGDNLAGLATGDFNRDGKLDLALAGEGVTLLLGNGDGSFAEPQVVANASQVLRLAVADLNHDGLSDLVYVKRLSNSVAVMLNRGDGTFSDPVAYFSGGLLAAAVVIGDLNQDGNADLVVVNNESGSVGILFGNGAGDFAAPASYAVQAPLTAIALADFNRDGQLDLLASSLPPKVIFGLGQGRLDAPRLYAAGNRAELIVTADFTGDGLTDAVVGGQFTSNFLFLFPGQADGTFGQRIVLAATPLNEGPVFLLTADFDGDRRPDLATASKGGTVSILRNLGNGNFSPPGFMTTDRGANYLAAADFNGDGRPDLAIVNAAARTVSLALNNGFGGFAVVTNVAPVSEPVSVAGADLNADGKRDLIVAGTKGEFAVLPGDGAGGFGAATTMTVGTTLPLPATYSGWERYLLVTELNGDGKPDVVLGDNGSFALYVLLGNGAGGFAAPKQLYGTWGNYVTAGDYNGDGKLDLASNGLMLALGDGVGNFRVQAVPDTGTSRFFALLDVNRDGKPDLLNPVNGGLQVFYNRTACAGTAAPVAATAVSAADFRGASLAAEQLVTLFGPQLAVAVRNATAWPLPSHLGGTSVRVRDSAGVARFAPLVFVAPTQLNLMIPEGTALGPAAIEVSIGDFVTAVAVTQIVRVAPGLFTADGSGSGLPAAQVLRVRADGSQQYEPVARYDAALSRFVPVPIALGAANEQTVLVLYGTGWRWRSDLPAVTATLGGVSVPVQYAGLLTGLAGVDQLNLPLGPALAGRGLVDVVVRVEGQAANAVQVQFR